TTGTCAGGATCGTAGAGATCGGCGATTGTCGCCGGGAAATGGGCTTCACGAGCCAGGAGGATGTCTTCAGCGCAGCGCGTGAGGTCGGCTTTGTTCTTTTCGGTGAGTGTCGGGACGGGGAATGTGTTCCACGCAAGGGTGTTTGTAAACCTATAATCTGTCCTCATTCTTGAGCATACAGTTGCTACCCAAATTAAATTTGTTCGTGATGCTACAAGAGCCAGAACCCACAAATCTTTACTAGGCATTCCAAACGATAAATTGGAAATAACAGTTTCCGGCTTTAGCAAGCCGACAGGCAGATATTCCCTATTTTCAGAACTTGTAACAGGAACGCAAATTATCGGTTCTTTTGGTAGTGGCTTTCGCTCATCAAATCTGTAAGCCCATTTTGCTGCGGCCACTGTAGCTTGTTTTTTGCTTCGTAGACGGAAGTTCCTTACCTGTTCAACTCTACTGGCTATGCTCGGAATAGCCATGGCCTCTTTTACTGAGTTGTCATCAATCCATATGCAATACCTTTGTTCACCTCTTATAAGCTCCATAGAGCCAACGAAAGAACGTATAAATTGTCTTGACTGCTCTAGTGTGAGATTCAAATTGTCAACATCGTTTCTATTTAGAAGAAGGTGCCCACCATCCGTAGGTGAATTACCACGATCAAATTCAGGTAGTTTGGAAAGGTGCAATCTACTAGATTCTACTATTATATTTTCTCCGGAAACTAAATATGGGTTAATGTTCTCAACTTGTTTCACCGTAGTATTTTGGTTTGCATCCAAAGAATAAAGAGATTTAGTTTTTGATCGCTTTGAAATTCCAATAATAACTACAGTTACTCCCGCGTTATGGCTTGCCAAATTCGACCATGTGAATGAAGTATGAGCAAAGCTAATGCGATGTCCGGAAGCGAATATTAGAGGCCAAAGGGCAGCGACCTGCTGTCCTTGGCATACGGAATTTGTTGCAACAAATGCAGATGTCGTTTCTGTAGAATTCCCATATTCAGCAGCTCTCATAAGCCATCCAGCTACATAGTCTAAAACCTTCCAATCCTTCGTTATGTTTTTGAAAACTGATTCTAAGTCAGATTTTTGAATGGATTCTTGCCTCTTGCTGCCAAGATACGGCGGATTCCCGCAGATGTATGTCTCTCCCCCTTCGTTTTCGAAGTCAATTTGTGTCTGATCCAGGGGTGTGCTAAATAAGTCGTCACTGACTAGCTTCACACCCGTTCCAGTCGGGGGACAGATACTCAGCCAATCCAACTGCAAAGCGTTCCCGCGCGTGATCCAATTCTCTTTTTCGAGAGGCAGAAACTCTGCGAGAGCGAGCTTTTGACCGCGGTAGTGTACGTCACATTGATACTCGGTGATAATCAGCGCAAGACGTGCGATTTCAGCTGGGAAGTCCCGCCTTTCGATTCCACGAAAATTGGTAAGAGGGATGCCAGAATGGCGGTTGGATTCACCCCGTCTCTTGTTGATCTCGGCTTCAATCTCCCGCATTTCTTTGTAGGCAATAACGAGGAAATTTCCGCTGCCACAGGCTGGGTCGAAGACTCTGATTCTTGAAATGCGACTACGCAAGTTGAGAAGTTTGCGCGAATTATCCCCCGCTTCTTCCAGCTTCGCCCGTAGATCATCAAGAAACAGCGGGTTGAGCACCTTCAGGATATTCGGGACGCTTGTGTAATGCATTCCGAGGGCACCCCGTTCTTCATCTTCGGCGACTGCCTGAATCATCGAGCCGAATATATCCGGGTTGATCCTGGTCCAATCGAGATTGCCAATGTGCAAAAGGTAGGAACGCGCGATCTTGCTGAAACGCGGAACGTCCATCCGGCCTGAAAAAAGGCCGCCATTGACAAAGGGGAAGCCCTTTGTCCAGCGCGGAAGACCACTGGATTCCCGATCCTCCTGTTTTGTGTTCATGGCTAGAAAGAGCGATTCGAGGACTGCATGCGTGTTGGATGAATCCCTCGCACTCATTGTTTCCACGGTTCTTGTGAATTGCGCGTCTTCACCAAAAATGTCGGTATCTTCCGCAAAAAAACAGAAAATCAGCCGTGCCATGAAATGATTCATATCCGGCCGGCGCTCTTCCGTACCCCATTCCGGATTGTCCTTCAACAGTTCCACATAGAGCCGGTTCAGTCGACTGGTCGCGCGGATGTCGAAGGAGCTTTCACGCACCTGCTGGACGGTTGTAATGCCCGCCAACGGGAGAAAAAACCCGAAGTGATCCGGGAAGTCACGATAGGCACAGGCAACGGTCTCACCGCTTGACAGATCTTCAGCTTCAAAAGTCTCCCCATCCGTTGCCAGGACGAACTTGGCTTTGGCACGCGTGGTTGCCGGACTCTCTTTCAAGGCTAATAGGGTCTTCGTGACCTCATTCGCCGCGGCGACGGCAATATGGATATTGTTGGATTGAAGGACTCCGGCTAGATCGGATTTATTGGACTCGCCCTTACGGAGCCGCTTGAGGGTCGTTTCCTTGTTACCGAAGGCTTGCAGGAAGGCGAACGGAAACTCCTGAGGATCGAATGTTTCCTCAGCCAGCGCGGAAATTGCTTCTTCAATTTCAACCGCGTTCATTCTTCCCGTTCCCGGTACGCTCTAATAATAATTCCATCCAAATCTTCATCCACTTTCTCGGTCTTAATTTGACTCTGTAGCCAGCCTTTCTTGGGTTCAGGAATAGAAACATTCATGGTCGCCTATGTTCCTTTGTTCGGTTAAACTTCATTACCCATTTGGCGCTCAAAGGATTGGCGAACTAAACCCATGACGTAAGGTAGGTCCTCCAGATTATCTAAAGTAACTTCAATATCTCCATTACCCCAACGGCCTAGGTTAGTAACATCCTTGCACAGACCTCTCGGATCACTAATTTCTGAGAACTCCATATTTAGGGATAATCTTAGACGTTTTGCTTGGGGAACAATATCAACGAAGTTTGTTTCCGCTTTATAAGCAACATATAGCTTCAAAAACTCCTCCGTCACACAAGGGTCGAGAGCCAAAACCTCCTTTCGGAACGCTTCATATAATGGCCTCATGTTTGTTGATAACAAATGAGGATGGTCCTCAATTGAATAAGTTGTCGTTTCTACTTTTTTAGGTTGATATTCTGCCAATATTTCTGGAGGTAATTTTGGAATGTTCCATACATCTAAAGCTAAATGAGACAACCTTTCTGCCCGTTCCTTAATCGATTCTTCATTCCAGTGGTCAAGTTGTCCTAGTCCTGTATTAAGTTTTAATGGGCTTTCTTTAAAACCGCCTTCCATATCCCGTTTTTCATTAAATGGCCGATCCCCGTATTCGGAGTTATAACCTGTTAGAGTCAGATTTCCTAAAGTATGAAGCAAGGTTTCTTGTACACGCTTCCAATCTGGCCCCAACTGGGTCTGCCATTGCTCTGAAAGGTTTTCGTTTTGCGGCAAAATGTGTTCAATCGTGTATTGATCAACTGACACGCGTTCCTTCCGCCCAAAGTTTTCTAAGCGCCGCAACCAATAACTTCGACTTCTAAAATTGTATAAATCCCGTCTTTGGAGTTCCCGACCAAACTCTTCATTGACGGGAAACCGACGGTATGAAGGTAATTTCAAAAAATGGGCTTGAATACTTTCCAAATAACGGTCTTTCTTCAAAGCTTTTCCAAAAGTAGCAAAGGTTTTGTTCAAGGAATTGGTGGGTATTGCACAAATTGCTCTTCGAAAAACATATGCCTCAATAAGCCTGACCGCTTTTAACAATTCTTCCTTTTGCAAAATTGTTTTTTCATAATCGTGGTACAGCTCAAGCAAAAATGGAAAGGCGACATCCACTTTCAATTCACGAAGATCATGAAAGGCTTCCTTTAATTTTGGGTCGTCCTCGGCACCAAGAGCCATCGCACAGAAATACCGGGCAAATCGACGAATGTCTTTTACAAGATTATCGATTCCAGCTTCTGCTATTTCCGGTGTTCTAGCATGGGTTTTAAACCCTTCGTAAACTTCATTTAACTTGGGTATTTCACCTGTTTTAACCGTCAGATAATGGCGCATAAAAGCGTCGAAATGGGCTCCATAAGCTTCTTGCCCAAATTCCATTTCCATCGGTCTCCAATATTGCTTATAGAGTTGTGTTTGGAGTTCCGGTTCCAGACCCATTAGGATGAAATTGCGAATTAAATCTGCCTGACTTAATTCCTTTCCGGTGGAATTCATACTCTCAAAAATGAGCTGTGGATTGTCTTGATCCCTTGTAAGGGCAACATCAACAATGACCAGTTTTAATAATCCCGTGCATATATCCTTATAATCACCTTGGCAACTAGCGATGAGCTTCTCAAATAACTGGAAATTCTGAACAACCCTTAAAGAATGCTGTTTGGGTAAATCACCACCGTCAACTATGGCCGTGAGGGATTCTTTGTCAGTTTGAGATAAAATGAGCTTATGGTGGCGTTCTCCGGTTTCCTCTGGATTTAAGAGATAATAATTTTTTAACTTCCTTTGCGAAAATCCCTCGACTGGTTCAGTATCCCCAATAGCCTTTAACAAAGCTGAAATTAAAAGCGATACGGTTGTTAGGCGTTGTTGCCCATCAATGACCAGTAAAGGGGATTGATCTGTTACTTGCGATAAGCCTGATTCGATATAAACAATAGACCCGACAAAATGAACAGAGACTTTTTCATTCCGACCAGCCCGAATAATATCATCCCACAGTTGCAAACACTCTTTTTCGTTCCACGAGTACGTTCTTTGGTAAATAGGAATAACAAACTGTGGGGATTTTTTTATAAAAGTGAGTAACTTTGCTTCAGTAGCTTTCATAATTTTATAGCCTCATTAATGAATTTATTTCCCTATTTACGGTTATCGATAGGGTTTTCACAAGTTAAGATTTTCCCCCAATAAAAGCAAACAACGGGCAATCCGGACCCAGGACTTCGGTGAAGCCCTGAATTCCCAGATAATTGCACTCCCGGTAAATGGGATGCTCGTAAGAACCGGTATAAGAATAAGAAATCCGCAGATGCGGCGTTTGCGGCAGAAGAAAGATCATCACAATGGCCAGAACAGGCAACAGCGGCAAGAGTGCAATCAGCCAGCGTAACCCCACCCGAAACCGGGCCCTGTATCCCCACCCCAAGCCTGACGGCTTATGAACGGCTTTAAAGCGTTTCACTTTGGCGCGCTTCATCGCTTTCCTCATTTATATTTCAGCCACACGCGGGTTTTGCCTTTGAGTTTTTTCCCAAAAAGCGGATTGGCCTGCACCCAATCCGACCAGGGTTTTACCTCATGGTAGCCGGTCTTGATCGCATGAATGGGCAACAAGTTACGAATAAAAAGAATCGTATCGGGGAAACGGCGCACCTCATCAGGCGTGAGTAATCGTCTTGTAAGCTTCCCCCCAAAGTAGACAGATTAAACGTAGAGCTTTCTGGCAGAATGCCCCCAGGAGGTTCTCATGAAAACGAGTCGATTCAGTGAAACGCAAATTGTGGCGATCTTGAAACAGGGAGATGCCGGGCTCAAGGTCAAAGACCTGTGTCGGGAGTATGGCATCAGTGATGCCACCTATTACAACTGGAAAGCGAAGTCCGGTGGACTGGAGGCGTCAGACCTCAAGCGCCTGCAGGAGACCGAGAGCGAGCTGTCAAAGCTCAAACGGATGTATGCCGACCTGGCCTTAGAGAATCGGGCGCTCAAGGATCTGATTGAAAAAAAGCTTTAGCGCTGGCCGAGAAACGGGAAGCAGTGCACACCATGCAACCAAGGCATGGACTCTCGATCGCTCGAGGGGGGGGTGGCGCTCAAATTGACTCGGTCGGCGTATTATCAGGCGCCCCATGATTGGGCAAGCCACGATCAAGCCGTCCTTGCGGCTCTGAAGCAGTTGGGCGAAACGCATCCCCGGTGGGGCGTGTGGAAATATATCGCTCGCTTACGCCCGTTGGGCCATCCCTGGAATCACAAACGGATTTATCGGGGGTGTATCGACAGTTGGGGCTTAATCAGCCCCGACGAACCAAACGCCGGCTGCCGAAGCGACCTTCCATGCCGGTGTTTGTGCCAGAGGGGGCGAACGAAGTCTGGTCGGCGGATTTCATGAGTGCTGCCGTATACCATGGCTCCCGCTTTCGGACCTTCAATCTCATGGATGCCTTCAATCGAGAAGCCCTCGCCCTTGAGATTGCTACCTCGCTGCGGGCTGAAAGGATTATTCGTGTGCTGGAACGCTTGAAGACCGAGCGTGCATTACCGCATATGGTTCGGGCGGATAACGGGCCAGAGTTTCTCGCTCAAGCCCGGCAAGACTGGGGCAAGACCAATCGCGTGCTCATTGATCACATTCAGCTCGGTCGCCCCACACAGAATGCGTTTCTTGAACGGTTGAATCGCACCTATCGGAACGAAGTACTCAATCTCTACCTCTTTCGAAGCTTGGAGGAAGTGCGGGAGCTGACCGCAAAGTGGATAACAATCTATAACGAGCAACGGCCTCACGCGGCGTTACTGGACGTCGCCCCTTGCTCCGATCACCAACCAACAGAAAACTCTATTTATGAATTGTCCGCTTGACGGGGAAGCTTACAATGGGCTTAACCAGCAGGAAACACCATTTTTCCATATATGCCCTAATCATGCTATGATTAGGTATGTATTATGATTATAATCGTATCCTATGGAAGGTGTTGCTATGAATATCAGATTTCCTGACGTAGATGAACACTACATCAAAGCCAAGGTCGAGGCTGGTTTTTACATGAACGAAACCGAGTTGGTTCGCGATGCCGTCCGGCACATGCGCGAGGAAGACGAACGCAAAAACCAGTTTCTCTCTGCAATTAAGGTTGGGCAAGACCAAGTAGCTAGCGGACAGCACCGGGAACTCACACCTGACGTGTTAAACGAACTTCGGCAAACTGCCATACGAAAAATTCAGGAAGGACACAAGCCGAAGTCTGATGTCCTCCCCGAATAAATACACGCTATCCCTCACTCAAGAAGCAGAAAGCGATTTTGTCGATATTTTGGTTTACACCGCCCAGGAATGGGGCGAAGAAAAACTGCATGAATACGAAACCTCCCTCTCCCATGCCTTGGATGTAGTCAAAGACAATCCCTTCCTTGGGTATCGCCATACCCTGCTATCTGAAGACCATCGCTGCTTTAACGTCAGAAAACATGTCCTGGTCTATCAAATCATGAATTCCCATATTTATGTGCTGAGGATACTGCATCAACGGATGAATCTCCCCGATCATCTGTAAAACGTATTACGGATTATATTCCTATTTTTACGTTTGTATGTTTCCCAGTTTCCTTGTAGGGTAGCGCTATGATGGAACAGACGAACATGAAAACACGAAACCCAAAAGCTGTCATTGACCGCCATGTGTCAGGCTCCGCTCAAGTCAAGAGGGGTGACGGACTCGGATCGCAAGAAACCCGCTGCCGGGAGTATGCCCAACACAAAGGCTATAACGTGCTTGAAGTCTTTAACGATGAGGGCACGTCCGGTGGCATGATTGACCGACAAGCTGAGAAATACTCCACCGCCTCACGGACATAGACAATCCGATTGTCGTGAAAAAAGACGCACAGGAAATTACGTGGCTGGAAAAACAAAAATTTCTGCTGCGCGAAAAAATCGAAAAGTGCGGGCGTCCATTGCAGCCCTTCGAGGATTGTTTTCGAACCGCTAGAAATGAAGAATTATCGTTTCCGTTCCGATGCTTACAAGATTTTACGAGTGGGAAGCATGAAGTGGCGCGCCCAGAAGGAGTAAGTTCGAACTTGTTATTCCAAACTCTTGAAGAATGGAATCGGATTCTTCAGGGCACTTCACTCCTATCTTGCCTAACTCCTGGTCAATAATTCCAGCATATTGAGTGTTTTTTCCTTGCGCATATTACAATATTGTAATATCCTGTACAGAGAAGGAGATTCTGCTTGGCCCAGCATGACACGATCCGGCCTGTTGTTTGGGTGGGAGATAGCAAAAAGCAACTCAAGAAAATGCCGGAAGACGTGCAAAGACAAATGGGCGGTGAATTATATTTTGCCCAGAAGGGAGATATGCCGCCACACGGCAAACACTTTAAAGGCGTTGCTAGTGGAGTCTTTGAAATTAAAGATGACTTTGAGACGAACACGTACCGGTTGGTCTATGCCGTCCAAATCGGAAAGCGACTCTATGTTCTGCATGCGTTTCAGAAAAAGAGTACCAAAGGTATTGCGACCTCCAAGAAAGACCTGGATTTGATCGCACGTCGGTATAAGGAAGCAGTCGCAATGGAAAAGGAGCACCAGCCATGAAGAAAAAAAGCAAAATTAAATTTGAAGAAAGCTCCGGCAATGTCTTCGCTGATTTAGGATTAAAAGATGCTGATAGTCTGCTGATGCGAGCAGAACTGGGATACCAAATCCTCAAAATCCTAAAAGGCCGGAACCTGAAAAAACAAAAAGACGTGCAAGAGGCCTTGGAAATTGGACAAGCCGAAGTTTCACTCCTGATGAATGCGCGGTTTCATCGGTTTTCTGAAGCGCGGCTCATGAGTTTTTTGAATAAACTTGATCAGAAAGTCACGGTCAAGGTGAGTCCTCGGCGCAGAGGTGAAAAACCACAAGAGGTAGTCTTTGCTTAACAGAAATGATTACGTCTATTCAAAAGTTTTTGAGATGTTTTCTTGGAAGAAAAGTATGATTGGAAACCTTGCCCGCAAATGGAAATTTTCTCTTTTAATTTCATATAGTTAAATGGCTTGGCGCGCCCGGAGGGAGTCGAACCCCCAACCCCTGGATCCGAAGTCCAGTGCTCTATCCATTGAGCTACGGGCGCAGTGGGGCTTCTTTATACATTCCCCAAGCGGACCCGTCAACTAAGGCGATTCGAACGTGGTATCTTCATCTCACCTCTTGGAAGAGTAAGCAATCTCTCGAAAAACGAATCATCGCCTTTTGACGCACTAGAGCATATTGAATTTTTCCAGAGCGGAGGCGCACGCGGCTTTCACCTTTGAATTCGGGAGTCGGGGAGTAGACAGCCCTCCATGTTCGGCTGCTCGTGATTGTAACGAGACTAAAGATACGGTCGGCTCGATTTGGCTATCAAGAAGACTTCGTGCGTATGATTCGGTGAAAAAGCGCGTCTCTCCTCGTGTACGGGCTTTCCTATTGTTCTCCCATGCCCCCTGCGCAAAGGGTGTTCGTATCCCGTCATAGATTCGATTCGCCGTGAACTCTCCTAGACCAATTTCGAGCATGGCCAGGTACATCACGGCATCGGCTTCGTCTTTCGTACATGACTGTTCCCAGTAGAGGTAGTCATGAACGATCGCGGGGGCCATCGTCCCTTCGTGTGGAGCCTCCCACCACCAGAGGAGGCTCGGAATACTGGCTAAATCCGTGACAAACCCGACTGGAATGACGATTTCGTGTTGTCCATCATCCGGTGTGTAGCGTAAGGGGTGCGCCACCATGAACACGGGAGGATCGGGCACGAGTTGAGTGATCGTTGGCCGGCTTATGAGATAATTCGGGATGAATAATGCCGCAGCCAGTCCGATTATGATACACACCAATACCGTTAGGAATAGCGTTCGCATTGAGGTGCCGACGTAACAGCTCTGTTTCGTGAAGATGATCCGAAGTTTCGCAAAAGAGAATATCTCATTTTATATAGCAATCAAGGAAGTTGCTTGTCTTCTAAATGCGCTTGCTATAACCGTCCTAGCAAGCTCAGGGATCACCTACCCGAGAAAGACCAGATACAGAATTGTTGACGATTCCATTTGCTCCGGACTGCCATTCAACCTCGCACCCTTTCGGATGCAGCAGTGTTGAAGATTGCATACAATGTCTTCTTTGTCTTCTTTGTCTTCTTTGTCTTCTTTGTCTTCTTTGTCTTCTTTGTCTTCTTTGTCTTCTTTGTCTTCTTTGTCTTCTTTGTCTTCTTTGTCTTCTTTGTCTTCTTTGTCTTCTTTCTCAAATTTGACAAATAACCAAAAATCAATACCATTCCTCTCAAGAATTCCAATAAGATTGGAATAGATTTCGTACACCCCTCGTTGTTTTGCTTAATTATGGAGGATGAGCTCTAATGTTACGTTCATCTAATCGTCTTAATTTTCTTTTCTTTTTACTGATGACTCCCGTTTACTGCCTCCCATCTCTCGTATGGGCTATTCCGATCGACCAAAAAGTGACCATTCAGCCTATCCAGGTGTGTGATAATTATTTTATCTCATGTGCTCCGGTTGGGCTTTTGGAGGCAGAGACAGATAAAATCTGGTCACAGGCCGGTATTGACGTAGACTTTCTAAGTCCTACGCAATTTAATCGCGCGGACTTCTTGGTTCTCAACAATATCGATGAGGTCATTGATCTCTTTAGGAGTCCTGGACACGGAAACCATCCCGATAATCAAGTTCTTAATATGTGGTTTGTCAATGATATTCTGGGGGCTTACGGGTTCGGAGAACTGGGTGGGAACGGCATGGCCATCAGGAGTGACGTATTCACATTAAATATGGGTGCTGGTGGAAGTTTT
The genomic region above belongs to Nitrospirales bacterium and contains:
- a CDS encoding PEP-CTERM sorting domain-containing protein; its protein translation is MLRSSNRLNFLFFLLMTPVYCLPSLVWAIPIDQKVTIQPIQVCDNYFISCAPVGLLEAETDKIWSQAGIDVDFLSPTQFNRADFLVLNNIDEVIDLFRSPGHGNHPDNQVLNMWFVNDILGAYGFGELGGNGMAIRSDVFTLNMGAGGSFGTIAHEIGHNLGLTHASGLDDSLNLMTSYVRPTNINDIFPDGIMAAQLNLDQINTARHSRFSVDIMPQPIPEPSTILLFGTALTGLGFWRWNKGRPH
- a CDS encoding DUF262 domain-containing protein — encoded protein: MKATEAKLLTFIKKSPQFVIPIYQRTYSWNEKECLQLWDDIIRAGRNEKVSVHFVGSIVYIESGLSQVTDQSPLLVIDGQQRLTTVSLLISALLKAIGDTEPVEGFSQRKLKNYYLLNPEETGERHHKLILSQTDKESLTAIVDGGDLPKQHSLRVVQNFQLFEKLIASCQGDYKDICTGLLKLVIVDVALTRDQDNPQLIFESMNSTGKELSQADLIRNFILMGLEPELQTQLYKQYWRPMEMEFGQEAYGAHFDAFMRHYLTVKTGEIPKLNEVYEGFKTHARTPEIAEAGIDNLVKDIRRFARYFCAMALGAEDDPKLKEAFHDLRELKVDVAFPFLLELYHDYEKTILQKEELLKAVRLIEAYVFRRAICAIPTNSLNKTFATFGKALKKDRYLESIQAHFLKLPSYRRFPVNEEFGRELQRRDLYNFRSRSYWLRRLENFGRKERVSVDQYTIEHILPQNENLSEQWQTQLGPDWKRVQETLLHTLGNLTLTGYNSEYGDRPFNEKRDMEGGFKESPLKLNTGLGQLDHWNEESIKERAERLSHLALDVWNIPKLPPEILAEYQPKKVETTTYSIEDHPHLLSTNMRPLYEAFRKEVLALDPCVTEEFLKLYVAYKAETNFVDIVPQAKRLRLSLNMEFSEISDPRGLCKDVTNLGRWGNGDIEVTLDNLEDLPYVMGLVRQSFERQMGNEV
- a CDS encoding type II toxin-antitoxin system RelE/ParE family toxin, whose protein sequence is MAQHDTIRPVVWVGDSKKQLKKMPEDVQRQMGGELYFAQKGDMPPHGKHFKGVASGVFEIKDDFETNTYRLVYAVQIGKRLYVLHAFQKKSTKGIATSKKDLDLIARRYKEAVAMEKEHQP
- a CDS encoding helix-turn-helix domain-containing protein, with translation MKKKSKIKFEESSGNVFADLGLKDADSLLMRAELGYQILKILKGRNLKKQKDVQEALEIGQAEVSLLMNARFHRFSEARLMSFLNKLDQKVTVKVSPRRRGEKPQEVVFA
- a CDS encoding type II toxin-antitoxin system RelE/ParE family toxin, with product MSSPNKYTLSLTQEAESDFVDILVYTAQEWGEEKLHEYETSLSHALDVVKDNPFLGYRHTLLSEDHRCFNVRKHVLVYQIMNSHIYVLRILHQRMNLPDHL
- a CDS encoding recombinase family protein, translating into MKTRNPKAVIDRHVSGSAQVKRGDGLGSQETRCREYAQHKGYNVLEVFNDEGTSGGMIDRQAEKYSTASRT
- a CDS encoding DUF1353 domain-containing protein, which codes for MRTLFLTVLVCIIIGLAAALFIPNYLISRPTITQLVPDPPVFMVAHPLRYTPDDGQHEIVIPVGFVTDLASIPSLLWWWEAPHEGTMAPAIVHDYLYWEQSCTKDEADAVMYLAMLEIGLGEFTANRIYDGIRTPFAQGAWENNRKARTRGETRFFTESYARSLLDSQIEPTVSLVSLQSRAAEHGGLSTPRLPNSKVKAACASALEKFNML